In Alteribacter lacisalsi, a genomic segment contains:
- the parC gene encoding DNA topoisomerase IV subunit A, with product MEQEKDRYLDLPLEDVIGDRFGRYSKYIIQDRALPDARDGLKPVQRRILYAMHHDRNTADKPFRKSAKTVGNVIGNYHPHGDTSVYDAMIRLSQDWKMRHLLVGMHGNNGSIDGDPPAAMRYTEARLSKIASEMLKDIEKDTVEFMPNFDDSDSEPVVLPSRFPNLLVNGSTGISSGYATDLPPHNLGEVINAAIMQMEKPDCTVEDLMEYIKGPDFPTGGIIQGEEGLKKAYSTGKGKIVVRGRTEIETMRGGRDQIVIDEIPYEINKANLVKKMDELRLDRKVDGIAEVRDETDRTGLRIVIELKKDADAKGILTFLFKNTDLQITYNFNMVAIYRKTPQQLGLKQLLDAYIQHQKEVVTRRTEFDLKKARDRQHIVEGLIKAISILDDVIAKIRSSKDKADAKLGIQETFGFTEPQAEAIVNLQLYRLTNTDITTLQKESAELMKQIEKLAAILSSEKKLIGEIKRELRAIRKEYAEERRTVVEKEIEDLKVNLEVVVPSEDVMVTVTKEGYVKRSSLRSYSSSKGEPPGMKETDRLIGEFEINTTNTLLLFTRQGSYLYIPVHQLPDIRWKDNGQHVANIVQMAADDEIIKAIPIQSFSEKQYLLFVTQNGMVKRTALSDYKAQRHSRALMAVKVKKEDRLTDVHVTDGRSQLFFATWMGYGLWFDEDEVSITGQRTAGVKAVNLKPDDFVVSGLTFSQQRIPSLFLITQRGAYKRMNLTAFDKTTRAKRGVVMLKELKRQPHRVIRFFALEEPSTVYIQSKKGIVASVDSRKARASDRYTNGSFIFDTTEVGPVVEAWYEKASDLED from the coding sequence GTGGAACAGGAAAAGGACCGTTACCTGGATCTGCCTCTTGAGGACGTAATCGGAGACAGGTTCGGGCGCTACAGTAAATACATCATCCAGGACCGGGCACTACCCGATGCCCGGGACGGTTTGAAACCTGTACAGAGACGAATTCTGTATGCCATGCATCACGACAGAAATACAGCCGACAAGCCGTTTCGAAAATCGGCTAAAACTGTCGGTAATGTAATCGGGAACTATCACCCGCATGGAGATACATCAGTTTACGATGCAATGATCCGTCTCAGCCAGGACTGGAAAATGAGGCATCTGCTTGTGGGGATGCACGGTAACAACGGATCGATCGACGGTGATCCTCCTGCAGCGATGCGTTACACGGAGGCACGTCTGTCCAAAATTGCTTCAGAGATGCTTAAGGATATTGAGAAGGACACGGTTGAGTTCATGCCCAACTTTGATGACTCTGATTCTGAGCCTGTGGTCCTTCCATCCCGATTTCCTAACCTACTTGTGAACGGATCAACAGGGATTTCCAGCGGTTATGCAACGGACCTGCCTCCTCACAACCTCGGGGAGGTTATTAACGCTGCCATTATGCAGATGGAGAAGCCGGACTGTACTGTCGAAGACCTCATGGAATACATAAAGGGGCCGGACTTCCCGACCGGGGGCATCATTCAGGGTGAAGAAGGTCTGAAGAAAGCCTACAGCACAGGAAAAGGAAAAATTGTTGTCCGCGGGCGCACGGAAATTGAAACGATGCGCGGTGGACGGGACCAGATTGTGATTGATGAAATACCTTATGAAATCAACAAAGCCAATCTCGTTAAAAAAATGGATGAACTCCGATTGGACCGCAAAGTGGATGGCATTGCGGAAGTAAGGGATGAAACGGACAGAACGGGCCTTCGGATCGTCATTGAACTAAAAAAGGATGCCGACGCTAAAGGGATTCTTACGTTCCTGTTTAAAAATACGGATCTTCAGATCACGTATAACTTCAACATGGTGGCAATCTACAGAAAAACGCCCCAGCAGCTGGGCTTAAAACAGCTTCTGGATGCCTATATCCAGCATCAGAAGGAAGTTGTCACACGCCGCACGGAGTTTGATCTGAAGAAAGCGAGAGACCGACAGCATATTGTTGAAGGTCTTATCAAAGCGATCTCCATTCTTGACGATGTGATTGCAAAGATCCGCTCAAGTAAGGATAAAGCGGATGCAAAGCTGGGCATCCAGGAAACATTCGGTTTCACTGAACCACAGGCTGAAGCCATCGTTAACCTTCAGCTATACCGTCTTACCAATACCGATATCACCACGCTTCAGAAGGAAAGCGCAGAACTGATGAAGCAGATTGAAAAGCTCGCAGCCATTCTTTCAAGCGAAAAGAAACTGATTGGTGAAATAAAACGGGAGCTTCGGGCTATTCGAAAGGAATATGCAGAGGAACGGCGGACCGTGGTTGAAAAAGAGATTGAAGATCTTAAAGTGAATCTTGAAGTGGTTGTTCCTTCAGAAGACGTCATGGTGACGGTGACGAAAGAAGGCTATGTGAAACGATCAAGCCTGAGGTCTTATTCTTCTTCAAAAGGGGAACCGCCTGGTATGAAAGAAACGGACCGACTTATTGGTGAATTTGAGATTAATACAACAAATACACTGCTTCTGTTCACACGTCAGGGCTCTTATCTTTACATTCCTGTCCACCAGCTGCCGGACATTCGCTGGAAAGACAACGGCCAGCACGTGGCCAATATTGTGCAGATGGCAGCAGATGATGAAATCATAAAAGCGATTCCGATTCAATCATTCTCTGAAAAGCAGTATCTGCTGTTTGTGACACAAAACGGAATGGTTAAACGGACCGCTCTTTCCGACTATAAAGCCCAGCGCCACTCACGTGCGCTCATGGCCGTTAAGGTTAAAAAAGAAGACCGTCTGACTGATGTTCATGTTACTGATGGCAGGTCACAGCTGTTCTTTGCCACCTGGATGGGATATGGTCTGTGGTTTGATGAAGACGAAGTCAGCATTACCGGGCAGCGTACAGCGGGAGTAAAAGCGGTTAACCTTAAACCGGATGATTTTGTTGTAAGTGGTCTTACTTTCTCACAGCAACGTATACCATCTTTGTTTCTCATTACGCAGCGGGGAGCGTATAAGCGTATGAACCTCACTGCTTTTGATAAAACAACACGTGCGAAACGCGGGGTTGTGATGCTGAAAGAGCTAAAACGGCAGCCTCACCGCGTGATCCGTTTTTTTGCTCTTGAAGAGCCCTCCACCGTCTATATTCAAAGTAAAAAAGGTATAGTGGCTTCGGTTGATTCAAGAAAAGCGAGAGCCAGTGACCGTTATACGAATGGGTCATTTATCTTTGATACCACAGAAGTGGGTCCTGTAGTGGAAGCCTGGTACGAAAAAGCTTCTGACTTAGAAGATTAA
- the parE gene encoding DNA topoisomerase IV subunit B — MTQQPSFTYNDDAIQVLEGLDAVRKRPGMYIGSTDHRGLHHLVFEIVDNAVDEALAGHGDEIKVTIHKDESITVQDEGRGMPVGMHATGKPTPEVIFTVLHAGGKFGQGGYKTSGGLHGVGSSVVNALSEFLEVTIYRNGNVHRQRFENGGKPATTLEKTGTTRKTGTVVHFKPDPAIFSTIHFNYETLAERLREAAFLIKGMRIILKDERTTGETQTDVFQFETGLEAFVEYLNEEKETLHPVVSFTGEHQEIEVDFAFQYSDAYTENMLSFVNNVRTKDGGTHELGAKTAVTRSFNEHARKIQLLKDKDKNLDGSDIREGFTAIVSIRVPEEKLQFEGQTKGKLGTTEARSAVDSIVSEKLSFFLEENPEISSTLIRKAIKAAQAREAARKAREDARSGKKNKRKDAMLSGKLTPAQSKNREKNELYLVEGDSAGGSAKQGRDRKFQAVLPLRGKVINTEKAKLADIMKNEEIRTIIYAIGGDVGPDFDIDNINYDKIVIMTDADTDGAHIQVLLLTFFYRYMRPLIEAGKVYIALPPLYKVSKGSGKKEISEYAWDEEGMKDAIKKIGKGYTIQRYKGLGEMDATQLWETTMNPDSRTLIRVKIDDIARAERRVSTLMGDKVEPRRKWIENNVAFSLEEETNILDSENLMVTEEES; from the coding sequence TTGACGCAGCAGCCCAGCTTTACCTACAACGATGACGCGATTCAGGTGCTTGAAGGTCTCGACGCTGTCAGAAAGCGTCCTGGTATGTATATCGGCAGTACCGATCACCGCGGACTCCATCACCTGGTATTTGAAATTGTGGATAATGCCGTTGACGAGGCTCTTGCTGGTCACGGCGATGAAATTAAAGTAACGATACATAAAGATGAAAGCATTACCGTTCAGGATGAGGGCCGTGGTATGCCGGTAGGGATGCACGCAACCGGCAAACCGACACCTGAAGTTATTTTTACTGTCCTCCATGCAGGGGGGAAATTCGGACAGGGAGGATACAAAACGAGCGGCGGTCTCCATGGCGTGGGGTCTTCTGTCGTAAATGCCTTGTCTGAATTTCTGGAAGTAACGATTTACAGAAACGGAAACGTTCACCGCCAGCGGTTTGAAAACGGAGGAAAACCTGCCACCACTCTTGAAAAAACCGGAACGACGAGAAAAACAGGGACGGTTGTCCATTTCAAGCCGGATCCGGCCATTTTCAGTACCATTCACTTTAACTATGAGACACTTGCTGAACGGCTACGTGAAGCAGCGTTCCTGATTAAAGGGATGCGGATTATTCTTAAAGATGAACGGACGACTGGTGAAACTCAGACAGATGTCTTTCAGTTTGAAACCGGGCTTGAAGCATTTGTAGAGTATCTGAATGAGGAAAAAGAAACGCTTCATCCTGTGGTTTCATTCACCGGCGAACATCAGGAAATTGAGGTTGATTTTGCGTTTCAATATAGTGATGCGTACACAGAGAACATGCTTTCTTTTGTAAACAACGTTCGCACCAAGGACGGAGGCACTCACGAGCTTGGTGCGAAAACCGCCGTTACTCGAAGCTTTAATGAGCATGCGCGGAAGATTCAGCTGCTCAAGGATAAAGATAAGAATCTTGACGGCAGTGACATCCGTGAAGGCTTCACAGCGATCGTGTCTATTCGTGTACCTGAGGAAAAACTCCAGTTTGAAGGACAGACGAAAGGCAAGCTTGGTACCACTGAAGCAAGGTCTGCAGTGGATTCCATCGTAAGTGAAAAGCTCAGCTTTTTCCTTGAGGAAAATCCTGAAATCAGCAGCACACTCATCCGTAAGGCAATTAAAGCAGCCCAGGCAAGAGAGGCTGCCCGAAAAGCCCGTGAGGACGCAAGAAGCGGAAAGAAGAATAAGCGAAAAGACGCTATGCTGAGCGGCAAGCTCACGCCTGCACAATCTAAAAACCGTGAAAAAAATGAATTGTATCTGGTCGAGGGTGACTCGGCAGGAGGCTCTGCCAAGCAGGGGCGTGACCGTAAATTTCAGGCGGTTCTGCCACTTCGGGGAAAAGTCATTAACACAGAAAAAGCAAAACTTGCGGATATTATGAAAAACGAAGAAATCCGAACAATCATCTATGCTATTGGCGGTGATGTAGGACCGGATTTTGATATCGACAATATTAACTATGACAAAATTGTGATCATGACAGATGCGGATACTGATGGTGCTCATATCCAGGTGCTGCTTCTGACGTTTTTTTACCGGTACATGCGGCCGCTGATTGAAGCTGGTAAAGTGTATATTGCCCTTCCTCCCCTTTACAAAGTGAGTAAAGGCAGCGGGAAGAAAGAAATATCCGAGTATGCCTGGGATGAAGAAGGTATGAAGGACGCTATTAAGAAAATTGGAAAAGGTTATACAATACAGCGCTACAAAGGTCTTGGTGAGATGGATGCCACCCAGTTATGGGAAACAACCATGAATCCCGATTCCCGTACGCTGATCCGGGTAAAAATCGATGATATTGCCCGTGCAGAACGGCGGGTTTCCACACTCATGGGCGATAAAGTTGAGCCGAGACGGAAATGGATTGAAAACAACGTGGCCTTCAGTCTTGAAGAGGAAACAAACATTCTTGACAGTGAAAACCTGATGGTCACAGAGGAGGAGTCATAA
- a CDS encoding CapA family protein, whose protein sequence is MKNAITFFSAFALAAGTFFGLQVSDSESSGNHVTFYQTHTERSLSDVHRDIKINREATVLGAGDSLFSVMSDIEESDDWETGFYEHHEEIESAIRSADAAVSGLDTGLANQLPDVFLEHVRSLAEAGFSMFSLRGSSSRDARSALVHLDSTGAAYSGIYDTKDGSHAFRKEMINGLTFAFLSFTHTDNEAEPASSGDSLLFSRMEDREMKEAIKTARDQSDIVVLNLHFPQEQQQDPGSYQTAVSTMAAEAGADIIFGHNPDALQPFEWLHTSDGRKVFTAYSLGTISGSGTAQNQSISGLAGVTVKDIEAGPASYIIVDDPVFYPVFFEKTAQGNNSDIITGDFVNGNNDLFSEAEEHVGRWMDDLRSGWD, encoded by the coding sequence ATGAAAAACGCTATAACCTTTTTTTCCGCTTTTGCTTTAGCAGCAGGCACTTTTTTCGGTCTTCAGGTTTCAGACAGCGAAAGTTCAGGCAATCACGTAACCTTTTATCAGACGCATACAGAGCGCAGCTTGTCTGATGTACATAGAGATATAAAAATAAACCGAGAAGCAACTGTTCTCGGTGCAGGCGACAGCCTGTTTTCCGTTATGAGCGACATAGAGGAATCTGACGATTGGGAGACGGGGTTTTACGAACATCATGAAGAGATCGAATCCGCGATCCGCAGTGCTGATGCAGCCGTTTCCGGGCTCGATACAGGGCTTGCGAATCAACTTCCGGATGTTTTTCTGGAACACGTGAGAAGCTTAGCTGAGGCTGGTTTCTCCATGTTCAGCCTTAGAGGAAGCAGTAGCCGTGACGCTCGGAGTGCCCTTGTGCATCTGGACAGCACAGGCGCTGCCTACTCAGGTATTTATGATACTAAAGACGGCAGCCACGCCTTCAGAAAAGAAATGATCAATGGCTTAACATTCGCTTTTCTGTCCTTTACCCATACAGACAACGAGGCTGAACCAGCCTCTTCAGGGGACAGCCTGTTGTTTTCCAGGATGGAAGACAGGGAGATGAAAGAGGCAATAAAAACGGCGCGGGACCAGAGTGATATTGTCGTGCTCAATCTTCATTTTCCACAAGAGCAGCAGCAGGATCCGGGGTCTTATCAGACAGCTGTTTCAACAATGGCAGCCGAAGCGGGTGCAGACATTATCTTCGGCCACAATCCGGACGCCCTGCAGCCTTTTGAATGGCTTCACACGAGCGATGGCAGAAAAGTATTTACAGCTTACTCTCTTGGAACAATCAGCGGATCGGGAACAGCGCAGAATCAGTCCATCAGCGGTCTGGCAGGTGTTACCGTAAAAGATATAGAGGCAGGGCCCGCCAGCTATATCATCGTGGATGATCCGGTATTTTATCCAGTATTTTTTGAGAAGACAGCTCAAGGTAACAACAGTGATATAATTACTGGAGATTTCGTGAACGGCAATAATGATCTTTTCAGTGAAGCAGAGGAGCACGTTGGGCGCTGGATGGATGATCTGCGTTCAGGATGGGACTGA
- a CDS encoding CoA-binding protein, which produces MNPDRDEIGKILKKAKRIAVVGLSDNPARTSYQVSEAMQQAGYEIVPVNPNCKETLGQKSYRSLSEIEGNVDIVNVFRRSEHLVGVAEEASKIDADVFWTQLGLESEEAYRIASEAGMTVIMDRCIKVEHAITK; this is translated from the coding sequence ATGAATCCGGATCGGGACGAAATCGGAAAGATTCTTAAAAAAGCAAAGAGAATCGCAGTGGTAGGACTATCAGATAATCCTGCCCGGACCTCTTATCAGGTATCAGAAGCGATGCAGCAGGCGGGCTATGAAATTGTACCTGTAAATCCAAACTGCAAAGAGACGCTCGGGCAAAAATCATACCGTTCCCTAAGCGAGATTGAAGGTAATGTGGATATTGTTAATGTGTTCAGAAGAAGTGAGCATCTTGTGGGCGTTGCAGAAGAAGCTTCGAAAATTGATGCCGACGTTTTCTGGACACAGCTGGGACTCGAAAGCGAGGAAGCATACCGCATAGCCAGTGAAGCAGGAATGACAGTTATTATGGACCGCTGTATAAAAGTGGAGCATGCGATCACAAAATAA